A genome region from Microtus ochrogaster isolate Prairie Vole_2 chromosome 1, MicOch1.0, whole genome shotgun sequence includes the following:
- the Akap5 gene encoding A-kinase anchor protein 5 isoform X2, whose amino-acid sequence MKESSVKMESGASEIQIEMKDEKDPGAVCPQKERQERNRATLCFKRRKKASKMKSKVASKTAEGTKTRPPEAGAPDQPQPAGAWASIKRLVTPRKRSASSKTQKPSAAEVQPEDAALPKKKAKSRLKIPCIRFSRGAKRSRHSKLTEDSDYNTGVQQRGAEDLGVKPQTQPADRTSQAKSTQGPQEGVLVEEGKDVQEPQVSRNITSEENVISVELELKDESSAIQMGTPVLEKEAEVIKEKPSVQAQQASPLESSEADSPRPVASRVPASPATAYQRGVDKPSNSIRDCAPSAKDDRSREVAAEEKKASDIVQGQVEETPLNQAEEAAVSQADKSALGQAKEAVVAQEKEVVVAQEKEVVVAQAEETVVAQTEEGLVAKAEEAVVAQVEEALVTKAEEAVVAQAKEAVVAQAKEAVVAKAEEAVVAKAEEAVVAQAEEAVMAKAEEAVVAQAEEAVVAQAKEAIVAQAEEAVMAQAPDLKENGIDTEKPRSEECKRMEPIAIIITDTEISEFDVKKSKNVPKQFLMSMENEQVGVFANDSDFEGRTSEQYETLLIETASSLVKNAIQLSVEQLVNEMVSEDNKINTLLQ is encoded by the exons ATGAAAGAGTCTAGCGTGAAAATGGAGAGCGGAGCTTCTGAGATTCAGATAGAAATGAAGGATGAAAAGGACCCAGGGGCTGTGTGTCCTcagaaagagaggcaggagaggaacaGAGCCACGCTCTGCttcaagagaaggaagaaagcaagcaagatgaAGTCTAAGGTTGCTTCCAAGACTGCCGAGGGGACCAAGACACGTCCCCCAGAAGCCGGAGCCCCTGATCAGCCACAGCCAGCCGGGGCCTGGGCCTCCATCAAACGCCTTGTGACACCTAGGAAAAGGTCAGCGTCTTCGAAGACACAGAAGCCATCTGCGGCTGAAGTGCAGCCCGAGGATGCAGCTCTTCctaagaaaaaggcaaaatccaGACTTAAGATTCCTTGCATAAGATTCTCAAGAGGGGCAAAGAGAAGTCGTCATTCTAAACTCACAGAAGACTCAGACTACAACACGGGAGTCCAGCAGAGAGGGGCTGAGGATTTGGGGGTAAAACCCCAGACCCAGCCGGCTGACCGGACAAGCCAGGCTAAGTCCACACAGGGCCCACAGGAAGGTGTGTTGGTGGAAGAGGGTAAAGATGTCCAAGAACCGCAGGTCAGCCGCAATATCACATCTGAAGAGAATGTGATTTCCGTAGAACTGGAATTAAAAGATGAGTCTTCTGCTATTCAGATGGGAACTCCCGTGCTGGAAAAGGAAGCTGAAGTGATTAAGGAAAAGCCAAGTGTACAAGCGCAGCAAGCAAGTCCACTTGAGAGTTCAGAAGCAGACAGCCCCCGTCCAGTGGCTTCTCGTGTTCCTGCCTCACCAGCCACCGCGTATCAACGCGGTGTGGACAAACCCAGTAACAGCATCCGAGACTGTGCACCCAGTGCGAAAGATGACAGAAGTAGAGAAGTTGCtgctgaagaaaagaaagctagTGACATTGTGCAGGGCCAGGTGGAAGAAACCCCACTGAATCAGGCAGAGGAAGCTGCTGTCAGCCAGGCAGACAAAAGTGCTTTGGGCCAGGCAAAGGAAGCTGTAGTGGCCCAGGAAAAGGAAGTTGTAGTGGCCCAGGAAAAGGAAGTTGTAGTGGCCCAGGCAGAGGAAACTGTAGTGGCCCAGACAGAGGAAGGTCTCGTGGCCAAGGCAGAAGAAGCTGTAGTGGCCCAGGTGGAGGAAGCTCTTGTGACCAAGGCAGAGGAAGCTGTCGTGGCCCAGGCGAAGGAAGCTGTCGTGGCCCAGGCGAAGGAAGCTGTCGTGGCCAAGGCAGAGGAAGCTGTCGTGGCCAAGGCAGAGGAAGCTGTCGTGGCCCAGGCAGAGGAAGCTGTCATGGCCAAGGCAGAGGAAGCTGTCGTGGCCCAG GCAGAGGAAGCTGTCGTGGCCCAGGCGAAGGAAGCTATCGTGGCCCAGGCAGAGGAAGCTGTAATGGCCCAGGCACCagatctgaaagaaaatggaattgatacagagaaacccagatcAGAGGAATGCAAAAGAATGGAGCcaattgctattattattacaGACACTGAAATCAGTGAATTTGATGTTAAGAAATCTAAAAATGTCCCTAAGCAATTCCTAATGTCAATGGAAAATGAGCAAGTAGGGGTTTTTGCTAATGATAGTGATTTCGAAGGAAGAACTTCAGAACAATATGAAACACTGTTAATAGAAACAGCCTCTTCCCTCGTCAAGAATGCTATCCAGTTGTCTGTAGAACAGCTGGTTAATGAAATGGTTTCTgaggataataaaataaatactctgTTACAGTGA
- the Akap5 gene encoding A-kinase anchor protein 5 isoform X1 has product MKESSVKMESGASEIQIEMKDEKDPGAVCPQKERQERNRATLCFKRRKKASKMKSKVASKTAEGTKTRPPEAGAPDQPQPAGAWASIKRLVTPRKRSASSKTQKPSAAEVQPEDAALPKKKAKSRLKIPCIRFSRGAKRSRHSKLTEDSDYNTGVQQRGAEDLGVKPQTQPADRTSQAKSTQGPQEGVLVEEGKDVQEPQVSRNITSEENVISVELELKDESSAIQMGTPVLEKEAEVIKEKPSVQAQQASPLESSEADSPRPVASRVPASPATAYQRGVDKPSNSIRDCAPSAKDDRSREVAAEEKKASDIVQGQVEETPLNQAEEAAVSQADKSALGQAKEAVVAQEKEVVVAQEKEVVVAQAEETVVAQTEEGLVAKAEEAVVAQVEEALVTKAEEAVVAQAKEAVVAQAKEAVVAKAEEAVVAKAEEAVVAQAEEAVMAKAEEAVVAQAEEAVXXXXXXXXXXXXXXXXXXXXXXXXXXXXXXXXXXAQVKEAVVAQAEEAVVAQAEEAVVAQAEEAVVAQAKEAIVAQAEEAVMAQAPDLKENGIDTEKPRSEECKRMEPIAIIITDTEISEFDVKKSKNVPKQFLMSMENEQVGVFANDSDFEGRTSEQYETLLIETASSLVKNAIQLSVEQLVNEMVSEDNKINTLLQ; this is encoded by the coding sequence ATGAAAGAGTCTAGCGTGAAAATGGAGAGCGGAGCTTCTGAGATTCAGATAGAAATGAAGGATGAAAAGGACCCAGGGGCTGTGTGTCCTcagaaagagaggcaggagaggaacaGAGCCACGCTCTGCttcaagagaaggaagaaagcaagcaagatgaAGTCTAAGGTTGCTTCCAAGACTGCCGAGGGGACCAAGACACGTCCCCCAGAAGCCGGAGCCCCTGATCAGCCACAGCCAGCCGGGGCCTGGGCCTCCATCAAACGCCTTGTGACACCTAGGAAAAGGTCAGCGTCTTCGAAGACACAGAAGCCATCTGCGGCTGAAGTGCAGCCCGAGGATGCAGCTCTTCctaagaaaaaggcaaaatccaGACTTAAGATTCCTTGCATAAGATTCTCAAGAGGGGCAAAGAGAAGTCGTCATTCTAAACTCACAGAAGACTCAGACTACAACACGGGAGTCCAGCAGAGAGGGGCTGAGGATTTGGGGGTAAAACCCCAGACCCAGCCGGCTGACCGGACAAGCCAGGCTAAGTCCACACAGGGCCCACAGGAAGGTGTGTTGGTGGAAGAGGGTAAAGATGTCCAAGAACCGCAGGTCAGCCGCAATATCACATCTGAAGAGAATGTGATTTCCGTAGAACTGGAATTAAAAGATGAGTCTTCTGCTATTCAGATGGGAACTCCCGTGCTGGAAAAGGAAGCTGAAGTGATTAAGGAAAAGCCAAGTGTACAAGCGCAGCAAGCAAGTCCACTTGAGAGTTCAGAAGCAGACAGCCCCCGTCCAGTGGCTTCTCGTGTTCCTGCCTCACCAGCCACCGCGTATCAACGCGGTGTGGACAAACCCAGTAACAGCATCCGAGACTGTGCACCCAGTGCGAAAGATGACAGAAGTAGAGAAGTTGCtgctgaagaaaagaaagctagTGACATTGTGCAGGGCCAGGTGGAAGAAACCCCACTGAATCAGGCAGAGGAAGCTGCTGTCAGCCAGGCAGACAAAAGTGCTTTGGGCCAGGCAAAGGAAGCTGTAGTGGCCCAGGAAAAGGAAGTTGTAGTGGCCCAGGAAAAGGAAGTTGTAGTGGCCCAGGCAGAGGAAACTGTAGTGGCCCAGACAGAGGAAGGTCTCGTGGCCAAGGCAGAAGAAGCTGTAGTGGCCCAGGTGGAGGAAGCTCTTGTGACCAAGGCAGAGGAAGCTGTCGTGGCCCAGGCGAAGGAAGCTGTCGTGGCCCAGGCGAAGGAAGCTGTCGTGGCCAAGGCAGAGGAAGCTGTCGTGGCCAAGGCAGAGGAAGCTGTCGTGGCCCAGGCAGAGGAAGCTGTCATGGCCAAGGCAGAGGAAGCTGTCGTGGCCCAGGCAGAGGAAGCTGTCNNNNNNNNNNNNNNNNNNNNNNNNNNNNNNNNNNNNNNNNNNNNNNNNNNNNNNNNNNNNNNNNNNNNNNNNNNNNNNNNNNNNNNNNNNNNNNNNNNNNTGGCCCAGGTGAAGGAAGCTGTCGTGGCCCAGGCAGAGGAAGCTGTCGTGGCCCAGGCAGAGGAAGCTGTCGTGGCCCAGGCAGAGGAAGCTGTCGTGGCCCAGGCGAAGGAAGCTATCGTGGCCCAGGCAGAGGAAGCTGTAATGGCCCAGGCACCagatctgaaagaaaatggaattgatacagagaaacccagatcAGAGGAATGCAAAAGAATGGAGCcaattgctattattattacaGACACTGAAATCAGTGAATTTGATGTTAAGAAATCTAAAAATGTCCCTAAGCAATTCCTAATGTCAATGGAAAATGAGCAAGTAGGGGTTTTTGCTAATGATAGTGATTTCGAAGGAAGAACTTCAGAACAATATGAAACACTGTTAATAGAAACAGCCTCTTCCCTCGTCAAGAATGCTATCCAGTTGTCTGTAGAACAGCTGGTTAATGAAATGGTTTCTgaggataataaaataaatactctgTTACAGTGA